In a single window of the Rhizoctonia solani chromosome 16, complete sequence genome:
- a CDS encoding von willebrand factor type A domain protein, with protein sequence MDVESHSPDRKMLDLVFIQDATGSQGSYITHSTEHIQRICADIISHGGLASAEDLRVGLIAFRDHPPQDHTYVTKNFGFTSDIGKVHENLKTLYASGGGDGPEAVTASLWDALNLDWRPTASKMIVLIADAPPHGIGEYGDGFDAGSPDGHDPLVIARELAQRGIVLFFVACEPALSGYAHANDFYTALTSITSGLMVPLTTASLLSRAIIGSVLENLDMERLIREVGAAVAERILGGQQSVDDVARELHEKLLLRGDGVKRMVVENIYRESDEAKHNVQVWTNARTIQDARPHLKKVKGSRFTDKYLNMGYTTRTYRSPPTPPPRTPPTSPPPRATSHSPTSPPRRVVTDFPTFSTGAQGLSVFGTGVEKANPMFGGNAFGAGRFGGMRETSMDADDDDDEPDGIDVREGSVTLEQAKRIALQSAWRGARG encoded by the exons ATGGACGTCGAATCCCACTCGCCCGATCGCAAGATGCT AGACCTCGTCTTTATCCAAGACGCTactggctcacaaggatcTTACATTACCCATTCAACTGAGCATATTCAGCGTATCTGCGCAGACATCATCTCCCACGGCGGACTCGCTTCAGCCGAAGATTTACGCGTAGGACTCATCGCATTCAGAGACCACCCTCCTCAAGATCATACCTATGTCACCAAAAACTTCGGATTCACATCTGATATCGGAAAAGTGCACGAGAACCTAAAGACGCTGTATGCGAGTGGTGGCGGAGATGGGCCCGAGGCAGTTACTGCTAGCTTGTGGGATGCGTTGAATCTGGATTGGAGGCCGACTGCCAGTAAAATGATTGTACTTATTGCCGATGCTCCACCTCATGGGATTGGGGAGTACGGAGATG GCTTCGATGCGGGGTCACCCGATGGACACGACCCGCTTGTTATTGCGCGTGAACTCGCCCAGCGCGGTATTGTTCTC TTCTTTGTTGCATGCGAGCCAGCTCTCTCAGGCTACGCTCACGCTAATGACTTTTACACCGCTCTCACATCCATCACTTCTGGTCTCATGGTTCC GTTGACAACGGCTTCACTCCTCTCGCGCGCGATTATTGGCAGTGTTTTGGAAAATTTGGATATGGAACGGTTAATTAGAGAGGTTGGAGCGGCTGTGGCTGAACG GATTCTTGGAGGTCAGCAATCTGTAGACGATGTTGCACGGGAGCTGCACGAAAAACTGTTATTACGTGGAGATGGTGTTAAG CGAATGGTTGTCGAGAACATTTATCGCGAATCGGACGAAGCCAAGCACAACGTGCAAGTCTGGACTAATGCACGTACGATACAGGATGCTCGACCGCATTTGAAAAAG GTTAAAGGTTCACGTTTCACTGACAAATACCTTAATATGGGATACACCACACGCACTTACCGATCTCCTCCAACACCTCCGCCTCGTACCCCGCCTACTAGCCCCCCACCACGCGCAACGAGCCACTCCCCTACTTCGCCTCCACGACGTGTTGTGACTGACTTCCCGACGTTCAGCACTGGCGCACAGGGACTTTCGGTGTTTGGCACCGGGGTTGAGAAGGCGAATCCGATGTTTGGCGGGAATGCCTTTGGTGCAG GCCGGTTCGGAGGCATGCGAGAGACCTCCATGGACGCtgacgatgatgatgacgaacCTGATGGGATCGACGTTCGTGAAGGAAGTGTGACTCTCGAACAG GCCAAACGCATTGCACTTCAAAGTGCCTGGCGAGGCGCGCGGGGATAA
- a CDS encoding MYND Zn-finger protein produces MSDNLSPAELVQLVKKDPKRVIETIKTQPYDESIFRDIHGAVMQVHPSSSEWKILRNANFYEFYQTVLLSDQYEISSPTWIQVAKLQADYYKRDLSSHGNNAGPIEQMTLLINRVDTIRRIDEFDIIRNSTTDLPMLLDISRITALVPDPFKTNAVHLLPPVNESSDIQAIQSAFVRVLGMQRNTLAKIPYQKWIWLKLVGVTQMATEWPSMGDDALEILLDLVWESIGDSSKAGPSDRKNSIELLGCTCGDQDAYSHIFFERQGEHIFPMLSRLVLTDTKVFANITEKAATCKRLQASMKLQMSRCPESTKKQLQEQMMPIFLPVLFKLRSLANSNTNNPQTKLASDTAKAWAEIGEYSRLPGECVQDLKDKSGGLTALGMMRCARCKKKQYCDERCQHRDWTEGKHKEECKPA; encoded by the exons ATGTCAGACAACCTCTCGCCCGCCGAACTCGTACAGTTGGTCAAGAAAGACCCCAAAAGGGTCATTGAAACAATTAAGACACAGCCATACGATGAATCTATCTTCAGGGATATCCACGGTGCGGTCATGCAGGTCCACCCAAGCTCATCTGAATGGAAGATATTACGAAACGCAAACTTTTACGAGTTCTACCAGACGGTATTACTTTCAGACCAATATGAAATAAGT TCGCCTACTTGGATTCAAGTGGCCAAGCTTCAAGCGGACTATTACAAGCGCGATTTGAGTTCACACGGCAACAATGCTGGTCCGATTGAACAGATGACATTGCTCATTAATC GCGTCGATACAATTCGAAGAATTGACGAGTTTGATATCATTCGCAACAGTACTAC CGATCTCCCTATGCTTCTTGATATCTCT CGCATAACCGCCCTAGTGCCCGACCCATTTAAAACCAACGCGGTGCACTTACTCCCGCCGGTCAACGAAAGTAGTGACATACAAGCAATCCAGTCCGCGTTCGTACGCGTGCTCGGGATGCAGCGCAACACACTCGCCAAGATACCCTATCAGAAATGGATCTGGCTGAAGCTTGTGGGCGTTACACAAATGGCAACGGAATGGCCGTCCATGGGCGACGACGCGCTGGAGATCTTACTTGATCTCGTTTGGGAATCTATTGGAGATAGCTCCAAGGCAGGTCCCTCAGATCGCAAGAATTCGATTGAACTTTTGGGGTGC ACGTGCGGTGACCAAGATGCCTACTCCCACATCTTTTTCGAGAGGCAGGGCGAACACATCTTCCCGATGCTTTCCCGCCTAGTCCTGACCGATACGAAGGTCTTCGCGAATATTACTGAAAAAG CCGCGACATGCAAACGTCTCCAAGCAAGTATGAAGCTCCAGATGTCTCGCTGTCCTGAAAGCACCAAGAAACAGCTGCAGGAGCAAATGATGCCCATTTTCTTGCCCGTGCTCTTTAAATTGCGCTCACTCGCCAATTCAAATACAAATAATCCACAGACGAAGCTTGCGAGTGATACCGCTAAAGCGTGGGCCGAAATTGGTGAATATTCGAGATTACCAGGAGAGTGCGTGCAGGACTTGAAGGACAAGAGTGGAGGTCTG ACTGCGCTTGGAATGATGCGTTGCGCGCGTTGTAAGAAGAAGCAGTATTGCGATGAGCGTTGCCAGCATAG GGACTGGACCGAGGGTAAGCACAAGGAAGAGTGCAAGCCTGCCTGA
- a CDS encoding ADP-ribosylation factor family, whose product MGFFASLLAWFQGLFFTKTAEISIVGLQASGKTSLVNVLTSGQWSEEVVPTVAFNLRKVRKGNVTFKIWDVAGQPKFRNMWERYCRGVDAIVFMVDSSATDKLESAGFELHSLLDHQPLSGVPLLVLGNKNDLPDHASVDELIRILCHSHLENIRDRPVSRYSATR is encoded by the exons ATGGGTTTCTTTGCGAGTCTCCTAGCCTGGTTCCAGGGCCTGTTCTTTACCAAAACGGCTGAAATATCGATTGTGGGACTTCAA GCATCCGGGAAGACTTCACTTGTCAACGTACTTACCTCAGGTCAATGGAGTGAAGAGGTTGTACCCACTGTTGCGTTCAACCTCAGAAAAG TACGTAAGGGAAATGTGACCTTCAAAATATGGGATGTTGCAG GTCAACCTAAGTTCCGGAATATGTGGGAAAGGTATTGCCGTGGCGTGGATGCCATTGT CTTTATGGTAGATTCTAGCGCT ACCGACAAGCTTGAATCCGCCGGTTTCGAATTGCATTCGCTCCTTGACCACCAGCCCCTATCAGGTGTCCCACTCTTGGTCCTAGGGAACAAGAACGATCTTCCAGACCATGCGTCTGTGGATGAGCTGATTCGCATACT CTGCCACAGCCATCTCGAGAACATTCGTGATCGTCCAGTATCG CGTTACAGTGCTACTCGGTAA